The Candidatus Zymogenaceae bacterium genome has a window encoding:
- a CDS encoding helix-turn-helix transcriptional regulator, with amino-acid sequence MYPLRAAGFGGFFKCVHNLMEIFGADVSAVSRRLSVLKNARIITDDTRGAGFFFSSAVSCIIIFAVSRINSCIRARADHGLFFRRSRISVKSRSCSEGFGGSASFSF; translated from the coding sequence GTGTATCCTCTCAGGGCCGCCGGTTTCGGAGGCTTCTTTAAGTGCGTCCATAACCTGATGGAGATATTCGGCGCGGACGTCTCCGCCGTTTCCCGGCGTCTCTCGGTCCTCAAGAACGCCCGGATCATTACAGACGACACGCGGGGCGCCGGGTTTTTCTTCTCCTCGGCGGTGTCGTGCATTATCATTTTTGCAGTCAGTCGAATCAATTCGTGTATTCGGGCACGTGCCGATCATGGACTTTTTTTCAGGAGATCCCGAATTTCGGTTAAAAGCCGTTCCTGTTCCGAGGGTTTCGGAGGCTCGGCTTCCTTTTCTTTCTGA